The Phyllopteryx taeniolatus isolate TA_2022b chromosome 4, UOR_Ptae_1.2, whole genome shotgun sequence genome includes the window CCAACAGGATACTGACTCCATCCAAAGTCTGGTACGGTCCTGTAGAGGTGAAACGACGTAAATGGGACGTAATGTGGACAAGGTATCAGTATCGTGCCGATTCCgtccttatttcaaggtatcgggtacacGTTAGGGCTTCTGATATCAGCTACAGATACTTAAAGCAACAGCAATGGAACATAGGTTGATCTCAACAAACACAGCCGTGGCGAAAAATAGTGACTGTGATGCTAATATTGTACGCTTTAGTGACACCTAAACAGCAGTTTCCTTTTGTAcgcagcaaaaacaacatttaggaaTGGCTTTGATAGCAAAATCAGTACAGCAGTTTACATAATTGAAATTCACAGACAAGCAGTGTCAGAACCCTCCCGCAAACCACcccattgaaaaatatattttccaaatatatACGTTAGTGGCactaaacggttggattccagttgacgaatataaacgtcCACAGCAGTGTTGTATACACTGCTGAGTCTCTCGAGGGCCTGCCCACCcataaaattaaacaaccaagtagcTCGCTGACTATTTCTGAGAACTTTGCCAATTTGGCTAATTTACACATCACCCACCCAAGTGAGTTTCTCTAGCAATGATCTGacagctaggctgggtgaagagctgccatttattattattattttagttattttatttttggggaggggggttctaaacaggcagcacggtgggcgacttgttagcacatctgcctaacagttctgaggaccggggtttgaatactggccccgcctgtgtggagtttgcatgttctccccgtgcctgggtgggtttttttcactccggtttcctcccacatcccaaaaacatgtgtggtaggttgattgaagactctaaattgcccttaggtgtgaatgtgtgcgcgaatggttgtttgtttctatgtgccctgcgattggctggcgaccagttcagggtgtaccccgccgctcgcccaaagatagctgggataggctccagcacgcctgcgacccttgtgaggataaagcggtgcagaaaatggatggatggattttgaaacaggattttgttttgttgtaagcGCAGATTGGCATTCTTGTAATAAGTGGTAATACATGGATTTTCTCAGCGAAGTTGTTTATCTGGTGGAGATGTTGTCCGCTGCATGCACCACATTCACAGATCaacacactaattgacaagtgtagtGCTgactccatgagtgaaaatgaaaatgctttgATTGTCTTTTGGGTTGCtatctttttttccaaagttGTATTGGCCATTGGGCCAGCAGACCTACACATGGTAACTGACAACATGATgtacattgtttttatataaatattgaacaacTGTACAGAATATATTTAAGACCGTTTGCAGGTTTCCAACCTTTATGTTAAGATCTAGTGGTGTGCCACCGCCATCCAGAAGAagatagaaaatagatggatgaatagatCATAAGCCATGCATGACACTCTCGATAATGGATGGTAacatcattttatttcaacCAGGCCATACCAATTTGTCcgattaaatgttcaaaaaaactaactaaaccTACCATAGCATTATATTAAGctattattaataaaaacatagaAAATATGTTAAACATGGAGAATAAAGCTCATCATTTTATCTAAATAATGCATGATTGCTTTAAACGTGTAGAACATATTGATAGTTTTGTGGACACCTTTACATAAAGCTGATACATCAATAGCATTTGGTTTAATATTGAGTAAATAAGAGGGGGACGTTGTCAATTTGACAACACGTTAAAGTTGGTTTATTGGAAACGACATTTGTAAACAAGTTAGTGAAGTGAGAGGACGACAGTGTACAATATTGACGTGCCGCGTTGTTGGGCGAAATGTTGTTTCACTGACGTGCTAATGTTGCTAAAGCTAAGCCACATTCACAGAAGCACTCAAATTTGAAACGTTGTCGTTTAGTTGCCACACACATCTTGAttcttgtcattttaaaaaaatgtcccaaTGGAACGAGGATGAATAAGTCAACGACAGCAGAAGCTGGCTGGCAAAATATGAGCAGGCAGAGGAGACGCCGCCGACATTTCATGAAGAAACGTGCGCATTTACCTATTATTTCCGCAAATATCCACGAACTGGGTGTCTTCTTGTTCAAGCGTCTTGTAGTTGGGATACTCACAAAAATGAGCCATTTTAAAGAATAGGCATCTATGTTACACCATTTGGAACATTAACGCCATCTTGTCACGGCGCCCAAGTGTGGAACTGCAAACATGGCTCCTGTCACGCGATACACcgaaactacttttttttttttttttaaataaacgtcAGACGTATATATGCACGGTCTTTTATTTGGgtgtaatcatttttattttgtcaaaaaaaagtgtacacagTACCTGGGGTGCCATTTATTGAGAGCGGCAAACCATATTTGGTACATGTACACATTCTGCACTAACTGTGTTCCGTATATGTGGGCCGCCCACATATACGGAACACAATTTCTACCATATTTTTCAATCAAAAATTGTAATTAGCCAAAATAAATTAACGATTTAACCAGGTGGGTAATTACTTTTCCCACACAGGACCAGGTAACTTAAGTTTTTCTCCCCTTActaaatgaaatcattcaaaatagcattttaagttcacttgggttatgtgtctgatatttacatttgtttgatgatcttaaacattcaagtggggaaacaatgcaaaaatatacaaatttgaGAGGGGGGGCCAATACATTTGCGCAGCACTGTATATCTGAAAAAACTAAGACCAAAACTGAAAtagtattcaaataaaatgttactttcacacaaacacacactcattctcatatatattaaattaattttCAGCCCTTATAATGTACAACAATTgtgaaatacaaatacacaaatgtgGCACGTGTCACATATAAAAAGAGGCACGGAACTCTCTTTCGAAGTCTTTGTCCCGTTGTTCTTTCCTCCAAATTTCCGCTTTCGTTTTTCCCTTCCGTCCCTGCCCTTCTTTCTCTACACGCGACACTTTCACCGCGTCGCGATCCCCCGCTTTGAAGTGAGTAACTCTGGCTCTCGCCATCGCCCCGTAGCCGAGGCCTTTCTGGTCCCTTTTCAGGACCGTGGCCACGGGTCGCTCGGGCCCCCGGCCCTCCGGACCCAGGCCCACGCCGGGCCGCCAGCCGCACCTGAGCATCATCTTGTAACTGTTGGCGGAGGGAGGGAGACAGTAGTCGGGGGCTGGCGGGGGGCGTTCGACATTGAACTGATGGAGCGTGGAGGACAGGTGTGATGACAGGTCGCTTGTGTAATCCACGCCACACACTCCGCACGGCTGAGGCTGAGCCGACCTGGgcacataccaaaaaaaaaaccagtaaaaaaaacatatttcatatgtatatatatatttcatatatttccTCAAACAGTTGTAATATCCTTCACTGTAATTGACACTGCACCTAAATTAATTGCCAGGTGTGTGGTCTACTTGAATAAATAGTCTATATTATAGTAGTAACTATGACTAAcatttgtacatactgtatttattattaaaaatacatttgtaaaaaaaaaaaaaagctccaccACGTAAGGAGAAAACTTCTCCATTTCTCTTGCTGTGTGACAGAGAGGTCAGATGTTTCATCTGTTAATATAATTGATAAATGTGTTCGTGATGCTACTGTTGTAATTAAAACATGACAAAGTGTACCAAGATGTACGTTTGTATCTGTGGTTTGATTTAGAGAGACAGAGTACTCTTTCAGATGATGACTTAgtttgtttgctgttttttttttttttttttgctttgtgcaccTAAATAATTTTCAGTGGTCCTATGtgttaattttttattgctGGATGAAATTGAAGTAAAAGGTTTACAAAGAAGTAATTTAAAAGTAATGGAACTCTATTGCTGAGGAAAGTGTGCGAACTCCGGTATAAATATTTCAGGTGCTTGGGACAACTCTCAAGCATCAGTCAGGAAGGTTGGCTAACCGGGTATTAGTTGGTCTTGGTGGACTTCTCCCATAGCTCTCCAGCTCCTCCAATACACCTCTGTGGCCCGCTGAGGAGCAAGCAGGTGATAGATCATGTGACCAGTAcacacaaaattgaaaaaaaataaaataaaaattaaaaattaaaatattaaatgagtCAGATGTTTACGTACCCTCCGAGGCGAGATCTTTGGCATCCCGACCCTGCGTGTC containing:
- the gpank1 gene encoding G patch domain and ankyrin repeat-containing protein 1 produces the protein MAAVGFTPARKQDIFSIEASQTCSASGGHEARQFYENLLKDEKVTRKRRCGRNGQSSKRRRTETRAAVVERRGEGNRTRETPGGYVNSEMSLELQGHKLLRYAQDGDLAGLKDLLSKGVDINFQDTFFWTGVMCASWSGQRAAVRLLLDQGAAWVGVVDTQGRDAKDLASEAGHRGVLEELESYGRSPPRPTNTRSAQPQPCGVCGVDYTSDLSSHLSSTLHQFNVERPPPAPDYCLPPSANSYKMMLRCGWRPGVGLGPEGRGPERPVATVLKRDQKGLGYGAMARARVTHFKAGDRDAVKVSRVEKEGQGRKGKTKAEIWRKEQRDKDFEREFRASFYM